One window of Klebsiella quasivariicola genomic DNA carries:
- a CDS encoding gluconate:proton symporter, producing the protein MSDSTLAGNAPVRRNITRKNVIIGLLLLLFVMIALWCHGRPGSELGLLGFTPLVALAILSLIGVDIVLAVISSIIIAMIMTSTGLPEMGAMLAKSTGSFIATVGLIIMLGAGVGEVATRTGAAVELVKFVVYRIGLSSQTRVKFGIVVSSILICGSLGTMAGGNAIIVAVIIPVAAAVRLTPPTVAALMMTAGSVGLFTGPFTPSTVTILSLGGLSYPDYLLYVGLPMSAVTLLAGWIMAGRIQKMTEGKLRYDVDLSEKPKEDLSAAQQRRRKLSALAFAATIIVMAVVGVVIKAGFSFAIIVMLLVALMTGLVGGLRPTQILQALYHGCGRLVWMFILYWLYNPILELMDGLHAYQGLLEYTQPLLEGISPAWLCFSIFAFNIIGHVPGAAVAQMTFTHKIFGPMLMAAGVPPQGTTAVLLASSQVDWFGPFPSSDMFGQMGLAQSTHLKYMLYNGWAIVVANIILFALLFQILV; encoded by the coding sequence ATGAGTGACTCAACGCTCGCAGGCAATGCGCCTGTCAGACGAAATATCACGCGAAAAAACGTTATTATTGGTCTGTTATTGCTGCTGTTCGTGATGATTGCGCTGTGGTGCCACGGTCGACCGGGCAGCGAGCTTGGCCTGCTGGGATTTACGCCGCTGGTAGCGTTAGCGATATTATCGCTGATCGGCGTTGATATTGTGCTGGCGGTCATCTCCTCGATTATTATCGCCATGATAATGACTTCGACCGGCCTGCCGGAAATGGGCGCCATGCTGGCGAAATCCACCGGATCATTTATTGCCACCGTTGGGCTTATTATTATGCTTGGCGCCGGCGTGGGGGAAGTGGCCACCCGCACTGGCGCAGCGGTTGAGCTGGTGAAGTTCGTGGTTTATCGCATCGGGCTGTCGAGTCAGACGCGAGTGAAATTCGGTATTGTCGTCTCATCAATTTTAATTTGTGGTTCGCTGGGCACCATGGCCGGTGGTAACGCCATTATCGTGGCCGTGATCATTCCGGTGGCGGCAGCGGTACGCTTAACGCCGCCGACGGTCGCCGCGCTGATGATGACCGCCGGCTCCGTTGGGCTCTTTACCGGGCCCTTCACCCCCAGCACCGTGACAATCCTCAGCCTCGGCGGGTTGAGCTATCCGGATTATCTGCTGTACGTCGGTCTGCCGATGAGTGCGGTGACGCTGCTGGCCGGCTGGATAATGGCGGGGCGGATCCAGAAGATGACCGAAGGCAAACTGCGCTATGACGTCGATCTTTCGGAGAAGCCAAAAGAGGACCTCAGCGCCGCGCAGCAGCGTCGGCGTAAATTAAGCGCGCTGGCCTTCGCCGCGACGATCATTGTGATGGCGGTGGTTGGCGTGGTGATCAAAGCTGGCTTCAGCTTTGCGATTATCGTGATGCTGCTGGTGGCCCTGATGACCGGGCTGGTAGGCGGCCTGCGACCGACGCAGATCCTGCAGGCGCTGTATCACGGTTGCGGCCGTCTGGTGTGGATGTTTATTCTCTACTGGCTATATAACCCGATCCTGGAGCTGATGGATGGCCTGCATGCCTATCAGGGGCTGCTGGAGTATACCCAACCGCTGCTGGAGGGGATCTCCCCGGCCTGGCTGTGCTTTAGCATCTTCGCGTTCAATATTATCGGCCATGTGCCCGGTGCGGCGGTGGCCCAGATGACGTTTACCCATAAAATCTTTGGCCCGATGTTGATGGCCGCCGGCGTGCCGCCCCAGGGGACCACCGCGGTGCTGCTGGCCTCGTCTCAGGTGGACTGGTTCGGGCCGTTTCCCTCTTCGGACATGTTTGGCCAGATGGGGCTGGCGCAGTCTACGCATCTGAAATATATGCTCTATAACGGTTGGGCAATTGTGGTGGCGAATATCATCCTCTTTGCACTGCTGTTTCAGATCCTGGTGTAA
- the btuC gene encoding vitamin B12 ABC transporter permease BtuC — protein MLTLAHLQQRRSRRWLFGLTLLLLVTLLISLCAGDQWIPPGEWLSAKGQLFIWQIRLPRTLAVVLVGAALALSGAIMQALFENPLAEPGLLGVSNGAGVGLIAAVLLGKGILPGWALGLCAIFGALLITFILLRFARRHLSTSRLLLAGVALGIICSALMTWAVYFSTSFDLRQLMYWMMGGFGGVDWQQLWLMIALLPVLCWVCLQSQPLNLLALGEVSARQLGLPLWLWRKLLVVATGWMVGVSVALAGAIGFIGLVIPHILRLCGLSDHRVLLPACMLAGASALLGADIIARLALSAAELPIGVVTATLGAPVFIWLLLRSRGRG, from the coding sequence ATGCTGACTCTCGCCCATCTCCAACAGCGCCGCAGCCGGCGCTGGCTCTTCGGATTAACGCTGTTGCTGCTGGTCACCCTGCTGATCAGCCTGTGCGCGGGGGATCAATGGATCCCGCCAGGCGAATGGCTGAGCGCCAAAGGTCAGTTGTTTATCTGGCAGATCCGCCTGCCGCGAACCCTGGCGGTGGTGCTGGTGGGGGCGGCGCTGGCGCTCTCCGGGGCGATTATGCAGGCGCTGTTTGAAAATCCGCTGGCCGAGCCAGGTCTGCTGGGCGTCTCCAACGGCGCGGGCGTCGGGCTGATTGCCGCGGTCCTGCTGGGGAAAGGGATTCTGCCCGGCTGGGCGCTCGGCCTGTGTGCCATCTTTGGCGCGCTGCTGATCACCTTTATTCTGCTGCGTTTTGCCCGCCGCCATCTCTCCACCAGCCGTCTGCTGCTGGCGGGGGTGGCGTTGGGGATTATCTGCAGCGCCCTGATGACCTGGGCGGTCTACTTCTCTACCTCTTTTGACCTGCGGCAACTGATGTACTGGATGATGGGCGGGTTTGGCGGCGTCGACTGGCAGCAGCTGTGGCTGATGATAGCCCTCCTGCCGGTGCTCTGCTGGGTCTGTCTGCAGTCACAACCCCTGAATTTACTGGCGTTGGGCGAAGTCTCCGCCCGTCAGCTCGGGCTGCCGCTGTGGCTGTGGCGCAAATTACTGGTGGTGGCGACCGGCTGGATGGTCGGCGTTAGCGTGGCGCTGGCAGGGGCGATTGGCTTTATTGGCCTGGTGATCCCGCACATTCTGCGGCTATGCGGCTTGAGCGATCACCGGGTGTTGCTCCCGGCCTGTATGCTGGCCGGGGCGAGCGCCTTGCTGGGGGCGGATATCATTGCCCGACTGGCGCTTTCCGCCGCAGAGTTGCCGATTGGCGTGGTGACGGCGACGCTGGGCGCGCCGGTCTTTATCTGGTTGCTGCTGCGTTCGCGGGGGCGGGGATAG
- a CDS encoding MetQ/NlpA family ABC transporter substrate-binding protein, producing the protein MKKLFSLALIATSVALLSACSPDEDNKVKVAINTGPDEAIWKVVEQVAKDKYHLDVEVVSFNDYVLPNEALNNKDVDANAFQTLPYLEAQSKERGYKFAVVGKTFVFPIAAYSHRIKNISELPEGATVTISNETTTLGRSLLLLQAQGLLKLKPGVGYLPTTLDIIDNPKQLKIVEVDTPQLTRTLDDPNVSLSIINTNFSAQAGLSAARDGLFMEGPDSPYVNAIVAREDNKDSKKIQELKAAFQTSEVAEKAKEVYKGDAIKGW; encoded by the coding sequence ATGAAGAAGTTGTTTAGCCTGGCGTTAATCGCCACCTCTGTCGCCCTGCTGAGCGCCTGCTCTCCGGATGAAGATAATAAAGTGAAAGTCGCTATCAATACCGGGCCGGACGAAGCCATCTGGAAAGTGGTGGAGCAGGTGGCGAAGGATAAATATCATCTCGACGTCGAAGTGGTTTCCTTCAATGATTATGTGCTGCCCAACGAAGCGCTGAACAACAAGGATGTCGATGCCAACGCCTTCCAGACCCTGCCTTATCTGGAGGCACAGTCGAAAGAGCGCGGCTATAAATTTGCGGTAGTCGGCAAAACCTTTGTCTTCCCTATCGCCGCCTATTCTCACCGGATCAAAAATATCAGCGAACTGCCCGAAGGGGCGACGGTGACCATCTCTAATGAAACCACCACCCTCGGACGCAGCCTGCTGCTGCTCCAGGCGCAGGGATTACTCAAGCTGAAACCGGGCGTCGGCTATTTACCCACCACGCTGGATATCATCGACAACCCGAAACAGCTGAAAATTGTTGAAGTGGATACCCCGCAGCTGACCCGTACCCTTGATGATCCGAACGTCAGCCTGTCGATCATTAACACCAACTTCTCCGCCCAGGCGGGCCTGTCGGCCGCCCGCGATGGTCTGTTTATGGAAGGGCCGGATTCCCCTTACGTGAATGCGATTGTCGCCCGCGAGGATAATAAGGACAGTAAGAAAATCCAGGAACTGAAAGCCGCCTTCCAGACCAGCGAAGTCGCGGAAAAAGCGAAGGAAGTCTACAAGGGCGACGCGATCAAAGGCTGGTAA
- a CDS encoding glutathione peroxidase: protein MQHDILNTEVTTIDGEKTTLASFAGKVLLIVNVASKCGLTPQYEQLEDLQKQFAGEGFSVLGFPCNQFLGQEPGSEEEIKTFCSTTYGVTFPLFSKIDVNGEHRAPLYQKLIAAAPKAVAPQGSGFYERMASKGRAPLYVDDILWNFEKFLVDREGNVIERFSPDMTPDDPQLVAAIKGALAK, encoded by the coding sequence ATGCAACATGACATTCTGAATACCGAAGTGACGACCATTGATGGCGAGAAGACCACCCTGGCATCCTTTGCCGGCAAGGTGCTGTTGATCGTCAATGTGGCCTCGAAATGCGGCCTGACGCCGCAGTATGAGCAGCTCGAGGATCTGCAAAAGCAGTTTGCCGGCGAGGGCTTTAGCGTGCTGGGGTTCCCCTGTAACCAGTTCCTCGGCCAGGAGCCGGGCAGTGAAGAAGAGATTAAGACCTTCTGCAGCACCACCTACGGCGTCACCTTCCCGCTGTTCAGCAAAATTGACGTTAACGGTGAACATCGCGCGCCGCTCTATCAAAAGCTGATTGCCGCCGCGCCAAAAGCGGTGGCCCCGCAAGGCAGCGGTTTTTATGAGCGGATGGCCAGCAAAGGCCGGGCGCCGCTGTATGTGGACGACATTCTGTGGAATTTCGAAAAATTCCTCGTCGATCGCGAAGGCAACGTCATTGAGCGTTTCTCCCCGGACATGACGCCGGACGATCCGCAGCTGGTGGCGGCGATTAAAGGAGCGCTGGCGAAATAA
- the btuD gene encoding vitamin B12 ABC transporter ATP-binding protein BtuD, with product MSVLMQLQDVETAGRLAPFSAAFRAGEIVHLVGPNGAGKSTLLTRMAGLSDGPGTVHFNGRLLDEWPATELARRRGYLCQQQTPPFAMPVWHYLALHMQQQGDSDRLNTIAARLGLDNKLGRQVNQLSGGEWQRVRLAAVILQIDPLSNPAGQLLLLDEPMNSLDVAQQAALDRLLHELSAAGIAVVMSSHDLNHTLRHAGQSWLLCQGDAIACGETAEVLNEENLTAAYAIPFQRVEVAGHIMLIASQ from the coding sequence ATGTCCGTTTTGATGCAGCTACAGGATGTAGAGACGGCGGGGCGCCTGGCCCCGTTTTCTGCGGCCTTTCGCGCCGGGGAGATCGTCCACCTGGTGGGGCCGAACGGCGCAGGGAAGAGCACGCTGCTGACCCGCATGGCGGGGCTGTCCGACGGTCCCGGTACGGTTCATTTTAACGGACGGCTGCTTGATGAGTGGCCGGCAACCGAGCTGGCGCGCCGTCGCGGGTATTTGTGCCAACAGCAGACCCCGCCGTTCGCCATGCCGGTATGGCACTACCTGGCGCTGCATATGCAGCAGCAGGGTGATAGCGATCGTCTGAACACTATTGCGGCCAGGCTCGGTCTGGACAATAAGCTCGGCCGTCAGGTCAATCAGCTCTCAGGCGGTGAGTGGCAGCGCGTGCGGCTGGCGGCAGTGATCCTGCAGATCGATCCCTTGAGTAATCCCGCGGGTCAACTGCTGCTGCTGGATGAGCCGATGAACAGTCTGGATGTGGCCCAGCAGGCGGCGCTGGATCGGCTGTTACACGAGCTGAGCGCGGCGGGCATTGCGGTGGTGATGAGTAGCCACGATCTCAACCATACCCTGCGTCATGCCGGACAGAGCTGGCTGCTCTGCCAGGGCGACGCCATCGCCTGCGGAGAGACCGCCGAGGTGTTGAACGAGGAAAATTTAACCGCCGCCTATGCGATCCCGTTCCAGCGCGTGGAGGTGGCCGGTCATATTATGCTCATCGCGTCACAGTAG
- a CDS encoding NlpC/P60 family protein, with protein sequence MRFWFMLAVALILAGCSSHRAPPPNPRLADSITVVANLNEQLRSWRGAPYRYGGMTPRGVDCSGFVVRTFRDKFALQLPRETREQAEIGTRIDKRDLLPGDLVFFKTGSGESGLHVGIYDTDNQFIHASTSQGVTRSSLDNVYWNKKFWQARRI encoded by the coding sequence ATGCGCTTCTGGTTCATGTTGGCGGTGGCGTTAATTTTAGCTGGCTGCAGCAGCCACCGGGCACCGCCGCCGAATCCACGGCTGGCTGACTCCATTACGGTGGTGGCGAATCTGAACGAGCAGCTGCGCAGCTGGCGCGGCGCACCGTATCGCTATGGCGGCATGACGCCGCGCGGCGTTGACTGCTCCGGCTTCGTGGTGCGCACGTTTCGCGATAAATTTGCCCTCCAGCTGCCGCGGGAAACCCGCGAGCAGGCGGAAATCGGTACCCGCATCGATAAGCGCGATCTGCTGCCCGGCGATCTGGTGTTCTTCAAAACCGGCTCAGGCGAGAGCGGTTTACACGTTGGCATCTACGATACCGACAACCAGTTTATTCATGCCTCCACCAGCCAGGGCGTCACCCGTTCCTCGCTGGATAACGTCTACTGGAACAAAAAGTTCTGGCAGGCGCGGCGCATCTGA